In the genome of Streptomyces fagopyri, the window CTCGACGATCGCGTCTCCGTCCGGATTGGCGAGCCTTCTGACACGCCCGCCCTCCTCCGACACGCTCGAGGGGATGTAGGGCAGCCAGTCCGGCAGCGAGTCGAACCCGCCGATCAGTTCCCAGACGCGCTCCGGGGAGGCCGGTACGACCCGGCTCACCGATGTTGATGCCATGATCTTCCTCCGTGCGTCAGCCCGAGGGGCCGTTCCGGCGCGCAGGCCGGCGGATGCGACTCACACTCCGCCGGGCAGAGGAGCCTTCGGGCTCACCAGATCCGCCTCGCGCAGCTCTCGCCAGAAGTCGACGGGAACCTGCTCCCGCAGAGCGGCCAGGTCCTCCGCGATGCGGCTCGGTTTCGTCGCGCCGGGAATGACGGCGGCGCTGGCGGGGTGCGCCAGGGAGAACTGCAGGGCGGCCGCTTTGACGCCGACTCCGTACCGGTCGGCGAGTGCCTTGATGCGCTTCACCCGGTCGACGATGTCCGGTGGCGCTTCCACGTACTCGAAGTGGGTTCCACCGGCCAGGATTCCGGAGCTGTAGGGACCGCCGACCACCATGTCGACGCCCTGTTCCGCGGCCATCGGGAGCAGTCGCTGCAGCGCGTGTTCGTGGTCGAGGAGGGAGTACCGGCCGGCGAGCAGGAACCCGTCCGGCCGGGGCTCGTCCAGGGCCAATGTCATCTCGACGGGCTCGGTGCGGTTGACCCCGAGGCCCCAGGCCTTGATGACACCTTCGTCGCGCAGCCGGGACAGCACCCGGAACGCTCCGGTACGCGCTTCCTCGAATTTGCTCACCCACAGGTCACCGTGGAAGTCCTGCGCGATGTCGTGCACCCAGAGGATGTCGATCCGGTCGACGCCCAGGCGTTTCAGGCTGCCCTCGACGGAACGCTCGGTGGCCTCCGCGGTCCACTCGTGGACGATCTTGTTCTTGCGCCCGTTCGCGAACAGATCGCCCTTCTCGCCGAGGTCACGGTTCCCCGTCTCCAGCTCGTCGAGGATGACGCGGCCCACTTTCGTGGACAGGACGAATTCGTCCCTGGGTTTCCGCGACAGCAGTTCGCCCACGCGGATCTCGGCGAGGCCCGCACCGTAGAGCGGCGCCGTGTCGTAGTAGCGGATTCCTTCGTCCCAGGCGGCGTTCATCGTCGCGAGGGCCTCTTCGTCGGGTACGGCACGGAACATGTTTCCCATGGGGGCCGAGCCGAATCCGATGTGGGCGGGCAGAACGTTCTTCAGAGACACGGTGAGCTCCACTCCAGGCTGACGGCCTCGAGATCCGGGCAGATTCGCCAGGATGCACCCCACCGGCAGCTACTGCCCTCATCCCATGGTGGCAAGGGGACGGGACTCCCGCAAACTCTCGGACCGCGGGACGAAGCACCTCTTCGGACCGAAAAGGAGCGCCTTCTCCCGACCGCGAATCGGACGCGCGCCCCCTCACGGACACATGCTGCCGACTGGCGCGCTCTGCGCGTGGCCTCTCGGACCGGGGCGGGGACGGTTCACCGCCGGAAAGCCGATGCGAGGCGGGCCGGACACGGCAGGGCCGCCCGCGACTCCCCCGTGGCGGGCGGCCCCTGTCCGAATGTCCGGAGATCGAGGTCGGCGACGGCGACGTCGGTGTCTTCGGCCGCTAGACGACACCGGCCCCAGCCGATGACGGGATTCGAACCCGCGTCTCCCTCTTGACAGGAGAAGTAGCCGTTGCCTTCGCACCTGGACGCCTTCACGGTAGCCGCCCGGCCGGATTTGGGCACGCGATAATCTCCGGCCGTGAGCAGCGGGACCGTACGGCGACCGTCCTGGCCAACCGACCCTCCGGCAAACGGGCTTATCGGTCCCGGGACACAACAGGCCCTGTTTCACCTGTCGTTGCGCTGCCGGCCGCGATCGCACGCGGCGGGCTGCAGTTCATGTTCATCATCTGCCTTCAGGGCGTCTGGCCGCCCCTGCACGGTTACGCGTTCGAGGACACCCCGTTGTGGGCCGGCATCTATGCTGCCGCTGACCCTGGGCTTCCTGGTCGCGGGCCGTCTGTCCGGTTGCCTGTCGGACCGGTTCGGCGCCCGTGCGTTCTCCACGGCCGGCCTGATCGTCGTCGCGGTCTCCTTCCTCGGACTGCTCGCCCTGCCCGTTTTCGGCGTGGCCGCGGGCATGGCACTGGTCTCCGCGCTCGCCTCGGCCCTGCGCGGCGGACGCCGTCCCACCGAGGACACTCCCCCGAGGGATCGACCGCCCACCGCACGACAGGCCCTTCGCGGACGGAGCGGACGGAACGAGCGAAGCGGACGGAAACGACCGAGTGGGCCGAGCGGACCGAGCGGACCGGCCGGGCAGGGCGGACAGGACCGACAGGACGCACGGCGCAGACAGGACAGCCCCGGCACCACACATCCTCGTAAGGGCGACGGCCGCCCGGGAAACACCGGGAAGGCGTCCGGCACACGCCCGCGCGACCCCGGCAACGCGTCCGCGCCGTCCCTCCGAGGCACCCGGAACGCACCGGACCGTCCCCCGGAGACACCCGAAAGGCGCCCTCGCCGCACCCCGGCAGGAAGAGGAACCGTCCCCGTGGAGTTACCAGGGATGCACCGGGGAACGCGGCGGGGCGCGGAGGCGCCCTGCCATCGCTTCGCCGGGTGCGTGTCGGCGTGCGGAGCGAGAATCGCGGAGTGACTGTGCCACCTGAGCCACCTGAGAGCTCCTTCCTGTCGGGGCAGACCGAGTGCGGCAAGACCGCCCACGGTCCGCTGCGGGACTTCCTGCGGACCGAGACCGGCAGCGCGGCCGTACTGCTCACCGCGGCGCTCCTGGCGCTCGCCTGGGCCAACATCGGACCCGGCTCGTACGCGTCCTTCTGGCACACCGGGCTGTCGGTCCGCGTCGGATCGGGTGAGGTCGCCCTCGGCCTGCGCGAGTGGGTGAACAGCGGCCTGATGACGCTGTTCTTCTTCGTCGTGGGCCTGGAGGCCCGCCGCGAGTTCGACATGGGCGAACTACGGGAGCGCCGGCGGGTCACGCTGCCGGTGCTGGCGGGGCTCAGCGGCATGGCCGTGCCCGTCGCGGTCTACCTGGCCGTCAACGCGGGCCACGCCTCCGCGCAGGGGTGGGGCACCGCCATGTCGACGGACACGGCCTTCGCGCTGGGCATGCTCGCCATCTTCGGTACGCGGCTGCCCGGCAGTCTGCGGGTCTTCATCCTCAGCGTCTCCGTCGTGGACGACTTCGTGGCCCTGGCCGTCATCGCCTTCGCCTACAGCAAGGCCGTCTCGGTACCCGCGCTGCTGACGGCGCTGGGCCTGTTCGCCGTCCTCCTGCTGGTGCGACGCACCCTGGGGATGCGGATCCCGGCCCTGTACGCGGTGCTGGGCGTGGCCATCTGGGTGGCGCTCCTGAAGTCGGGGGTGGACCCGGTCGTGACGGGGCTCGCGATGGGCCTGCTGACCTACGCCCGGCCGGCCGAACGCAGCGACCTGGAACACGCGAGCAGGCTGTTCAGGCGCTTCCGCGAGCAGCCGACGCCGGAACTGGAGCGCACGGTGCGCAAAGGGCTGGCCTCGACACTCTCCCCCAACGAGCGGCTCCAGCGGATGTTCCACCCCTGGACGAGCTATGTGATCGTGCCGCTGTTCGCCCTCGCCAACGCCGGCATCACGGTCAGCGGCGACGAGCTGGCCCACGCCTTCACCTCGCCGATCACGCTCGGCATCCTCTTCGGCTACGTCCTCGGCAAACCGCTCGGCATCATCGGGGCCGCCCTCCTGACCACACGCGTCAGCCGCGGACGCCTCAAGCCGCCGGCCGGCTGGGGCGCCGTCACCGCGGGCGGCACGCTGGCCGGGGTCGGGTTCACCGTCTCGCTGCTCATCGCGACCCTCGCTTTCGACGGTGACGAACTGGCGCAGGCGAAGGTCGGGATCCTGGCCGCGGTGGCCTGCTCGTTCCTCGTCACCTGGCTGGTCACCCGGGTGATCGGGGCCCTGCCGAAGCGTGCGCGCTCGCGGGCCCTGCTCGGTACGGGCCAGAGCATCGTGGATCTCAGCGACTCCGTCGACGTGCGGCGCGACCATGTACGCGGCCCGCTGGACGCGCCCGTGACGCTGGTCGAGTACGGGGATTTCGAGTGCCCGTACTGCGGGCTGGCCGAGCCCGTGGTGCGCGAGCTGCTCGCCGACTTCGGGGACGTACGGTACGTATGGCGGCATCTGCCGCTGCACGACGTGCACCCCAACGCGCAGCTGGCCGCCGAGGCGGCCGAGGCCGCGGCGCTCCAGGACGGCTACTGGGAGATGCACGACCTGCTGCTGGAACACCAGGGGGACCTGCTGCCCAAGGACCTGCTCCACTACGGCGAGGCGATCGGCCTCGACATCGACCGCTTCCGCGCCGACCTGCGGGCCGGTGCGGGTTCCTCCCACATCGCGGCGGATCTGGAGTCCGCCGATCTCAGCGGCGTTTCCGGTACGCCGACGTTCTTCGTCAACGGCCGCCGTCATCACGGCGCCTACGACATCGCCTCGCTGTCGGCGGCCGTGCGCGCCGCGCGGGAGAGGGCGGCGCTCACCGGGGCGGGCCGGACGGCCTGACACCGGCCCCCCGCGCCGGCCCGGCACCGGTCCGGCGCCGCCCCCGACAGCGGTCTGCGCCGCCGGTTGCCGGCGCTCCCGACGGCGACGAGGGCCGGAGAGCCCGGCCGGCCGGACCCTCGGTCCGCGGCGCCGCGGGGACCGCGCCGCCGGGCGGCCCGGAAGCCTGATCCCCGGGGACCGCGCCGCCCGGCGGCCCGGGAGCCAGATCCGCACGGCCGCGTACACCGGCACGGCACGCCACGACGTCCCGGTGCGTCACCGCTCCGGGATATCGGCGTGGAGTCCGAAATCGGCGTGGTCGTCGGGATGGGGGCGGCCCGCTTCGATGCTTCCCCTGATGCCGAGCTTCCTGCGCGCCCGCTGGTAGAACGTGGTGCCGCCGAGACGCACCACCTGAGCGGCCGCGGGGCAGGCCGCCACGGTGATCCGGTCGCCCGCGTCGAGGTATCCGACCACCTCGCCGTCGACCTCGACCGCCAACCGCCCTGTCGTCGGCAGCAGTTCGAGCGTGACGTCCTCGTCCGCCGGCAGGACCAGCGCCCTGTCGAACGAGGAGTGCGCGCTGGCCGGTACGACGAGGATGGCCTCCACCCTGGGCGAGAGGATCGGGCCGCCCGCGGCGAAGCTGTACGCCGTCGATCCGGTCGACGTGGCGACCACGAGCGCGTCGGCGGCGTAACGGATGAACTCGTCCCCCTGGAGGCTGATGGAGATGGCGGCCATACCGTGGCCCGGCACCCGTACGACCGCGATGTCGTTGAAGGCCCGGAAGTCGCGCCCGTCCGGCAGGCGGGTCCGTACGGCCATGCGGGCCTCGGTGGTGAAGCGGCCGCTGTCGATGCGGTCGAGAGCCGGTGCCAGGTCCTCGACGTCGATCTCGGCGAGGAATCCCAGCCGGCCCAGATTGACGCCGAGCACCGGGGTGGCGGAGCCGGAGAGCAGCCGCATGGCGCGGAGCATGGTTCCGTCACCGCCGAGACTCACGATCAGACCGGCCTTGGCCACCAGTGCTTCGGCCGACACGGCCACGGCGCTGCACGCGATGCGCCCCACCTCGTCCGGCAGCCCCAGCACCTCGGTCCGGTTCGTACGGGCCCAGTCCACGACGGATTCGATGACCGGCCCCGGATTGCGCCTGGGATGCAGAATCAGGCCGATCGATCCGATCTGACCCATGAGGATTCCCCTTACGTCGAAGCGACGGTCCCGAGTGCTCCACCATTGTCCTGCGGTGTGGCTTTCGCGCCGGTGCGGCCGGGAACGCGACGGGTGTCCGCGCGGGGACGGTGGGCCACCGGCCGCACCGCTGGTGCTTCAGTCCATCATCAGCCCGAGGCTCCGCTCGTGGGCGCTTTCGGGCCGCGGCTCGTCGAACTGGGTCCGGTACAGCTCCGCGTACCGCCCCTCCGCCGCCAGCAGCTCCTCGTGGGTGCCGCGCTCCACGATCCGTCCCGCCTCGACGACCAGGATCACGTCGGCGGCGCGCACCGTGGACAGCCGGTGGGCGATCACCAGGGCCGTGCGCCCGGCCAGTGCCTCGGCGAGCGCTTCCTGCACCGCCGCCTCCGAGGTGTTGTCCAGGTGCGCGGTGGCCTCGTCGAGGATGACGACGCGCTGGCGGGCGAGCAGCAGCCGGGCGATGGTCATCCGCTGGCGTTCGCCGCCGGAGAGCCGGTAGCCGCGCTCGCCGACCACGGTGTCGAGGCCGTCGGGCAGGGAGCGCACCAGCTCCTCCAGACGGGCGCGCCGCAGTACGTCCCACAGTTCCTGCTCCGTCGCGGCGGGGCGGGCCAGCAGCAGGTTGTCGCGTACCGAGTCGTGGAAGAGGTGGCCGTCCTGGGTGACCATGCCGAGGGTCCGGCGCATCGAGGCGGCGCTCAGGTCGCGGACGTCGACGCCGCCGATGCGCACGGTGCCCCCGTCGGTGTCGTAGAGCCGCGGCAGCAGTTGGGCGATGGTCGACTTGCCCGCTCCGGAGGAGCCGACGAGCGCGACGGTCTGACCGGGTTCGGCGCGGAAGGAGACGCCGCGCAGGACCTCCGCGCCGGCCCGGGTGTCGAGGGCGGCGACCTCCTCCAGGGAGGCGAGGGAGACCTTGTCCGCGGCCGGGTAGGCGAAGGTGACGTCGTCGAACTCCACGGAGGCGGGACCGTCCGGGACCTCCCGGGCGTCCGGCTTCTCCTCGATGAGCGGCTTGAGGTCGAGCACCTCGAAGACCCGTTCGAAGCTCACCAGGGCGCTCATGACTTCGACACGCGCCCCGGCGAGCGAGGTGAGGGGCGCGTACAGCCGGGTCAGCAGCAGCGCGAGCGAGACGACGGCGCCCGGTTCCAGGGTGCCGCGCAGCGCGTACCAGCCGCCGAGCCCGTACACGAGGGCCAGCGCCAGGGCGGAGACCATCGTCAGGGCCGTGATGAACGCCGACTGCGCCATCGCCGTACG includes:
- a CDS encoding aldo/keto reductase — its product is MSLKNVLPAHIGFGSAPMGNMFRAVPDEEALATMNAAWDEGIRYYDTAPLYGAGLAEIRVGELLSRKPRDEFVLSTKVGRVILDELETGNRDLGEKGDLFANGRKNKIVHEWTAEATERSVEGSLKRLGVDRIDILWVHDIAQDFHGDLWVSKFEEARTGAFRVLSRLRDEGVIKAWGLGVNRTEPVEMTLALDEPRPDGFLLAGRYSLLDHEHALQRLLPMAAEQGVDMVVGGPYSSGILAGGTHFEYVEAPPDIVDRVKRIKALADRYGVGVKAAALQFSLAHPASAAVIPGATKPSRIAEDLAALREQVPVDFWRELREADLVSPKAPLPGGV
- the nhaA gene encoding Na+/H+ antiporter NhaA; this encodes MTVPPEPPESSFLSGQTECGKTAHGPLRDFLRTETGSAAVLLTAALLALAWANIGPGSYASFWHTGLSVRVGSGEVALGLREWVNSGLMTLFFFVVGLEARREFDMGELRERRRVTLPVLAGLSGMAVPVAVYLAVNAGHASAQGWGTAMSTDTAFALGMLAIFGTRLPGSLRVFILSVSVVDDFVALAVIAFAYSKAVSVPALLTALGLFAVLLLVRRTLGMRIPALYAVLGVAIWVALLKSGVDPVVTGLAMGLLTYARPAERSDLEHASRLFRRFREQPTPELERTVRKGLASTLSPNERLQRMFHPWTSYVIVPLFALANAGITVSGDELAHAFTSPITLGILFGYVLGKPLGIIGAALLTTRVSRGRLKPPAGWGAVTAGGTLAGVGFTVSLLIATLAFDGDELAQAKVGILAAVACSFLVTWLVTRVIGALPKRARSRALLGTGQSIVDLSDSVDVRRDHVRGPLDAPVTLVEYGDFECPYCGLAEPVVRELLADFGDVRYVWRHLPLHDVHPNAQLAAEAAEAAALQDGYWEMHDLLLEHQGDLLPKDLLHYGEAIGLDIDRFRADLRAGAGSSHIAADLESADLSGVSGTPTFFVNGRRHHGAYDIASLSAAVRAARERAALTGAGRTA
- a CDS encoding NAD(+)/NADH kinase: MGQIGSIGLILHPRRNPGPVIESVVDWARTNRTEVLGLPDEVGRIACSAVAVSAEALVAKAGLIVSLGGDGTMLRAMRLLSGSATPVLGVNLGRLGFLAEIDVEDLAPALDRIDSGRFTTEARMAVRTRLPDGRDFRAFNDIAVVRVPGHGMAAISISLQGDEFIRYAADALVVATSTGSTAYSFAAGGPILSPRVEAILVVPASAHSSFDRALVLPADEDVTLELLPTTGRLAVEVDGEVVGYLDAGDRITVAACPAAAQVVRLGGTTFYQRARRKLGIRGSIEAGRPHPDDHADFGLHADIPER
- a CDS encoding ABC transporter ATP-binding protein, translating into METTAWTQLHSVMNAQQESRPFARATLRRIAAFARPHRRRIGQFVVLSVITALLAVATPVLAGRVVDAIVSGGDEGTVVRLAVLIALIAFAEAGLGILSRWLSATLGEGLILDLRAAVFDHVQRMPVAFFTRTRTGALVSRLNNDVIGAQRAFSNTLSGVVGNIVTLLLTLAVMLTLSWQITLLALVLLPVFVVPARRMGGRMARMQREAAHLNAAMGTRMTERFSAPGATLVKLFGRPEDESAEFAARAARVRDIGVRTAMAQSAFITALTMVSALALALVYGLGGWYALRGTLEPGAVVSLALLLTRLYAPLTSLAGARVEVMSALVSFERVFEVLDLKPLIEEKPDAREVPDGPASVEFDDVTFAYPAADKVSLASLEEVAALDTRAGAEVLRGVSFRAEPGQTVALVGSSGAGKSTIAQLLPRLYDTDGGTVRIGGVDVRDLSAASMRRTLGMVTQDGHLFHDSVRDNLLLARPAATEQELWDVLRRARLEELVRSLPDGLDTVVGERGYRLSGGERQRMTIARLLLARQRVVILDEATAHLDNTSEAAVQEALAEALAGRTALVIAHRLSTVRAADVILVVEAGRIVERGTHEELLAAEGRYAELYRTQFDEPRPESAHERSLGLMMD